The Brassica napus cultivar Da-Ae chromosome C7, Da-Ae, whole genome shotgun sequence genome has a segment encoding these proteins:
- the LOC106408020 gene encoding transcription factor bHLH28 → MNLLNADYDLTMIDAFLNSSSDIWPLSPANRTLETTLQQRLHAVVKVTHEAWCYAIFWKPSYHDISGEPVLKWGYGVYKGEDETDKTRRRRKTNAEEKLQRNKVLRELSSTISGVSFPVKDEDDDVELTDMEWFYLVSMTCSFRSGSGLAGKAFATYNPVWITGLDMINGSGCSRANQGGDLGLQTIVCIPSDNGVLELGSTELIRENTGFFRKIRFLFNFEGYRDFSGDMNSSSCQLFSSKPRPVSVPSRIF, encoded by the coding sequence ATGAATCTCTTGAATGCCGACTATGACTTAACAATGATCGACGCTTTCTTGAACTCCTCCTCCGATATATGGCCATTATCTCCGGCAAATCGCACCCTGGAGACTACTCTCCAACAACGGTTACACGCAGTCGTAAAAGTGACTCACGAGGCCTGGTGTTACGCCATTTTCTGGAAACCTTCGTACCACGACATCTCCGGCGAACCGGTGCTTAAATGGGGCTACGGCGTTTACAAAGGCGAAGACGAGACTGACAAGACTCGGCGGAGGAGGAAGACGAACGCGGAGGAGAAATTGCAAAGGAATAAGGTACTCCGGGAACTTAGCTCGACGATCTCCGGCGTTTCTTTTCCGGTGAAGGACGAAGATGATGACGTGGAGCTGACGGATATGGAGTGGTTTTATTTAGTTTCAATGACGTGTAGCTTTCGCAGTGGATCCGGTTTAGCGGGTAAGGCGTTTGCCACGTATAACCCGGTTTGGATTACCGGGTTAGATATGATTAATGGGTCAGGCTGTAGTCGGGCTAACCAAGGAGGGGACTTAGGGTTACAAACCATAGTTTGTATTCCCTCGGATAACGGTGTGTTGGAGCTTGGATCCACGGAGCTGATCCGAGAAAACACTGGGTTTTTTCGAAAGATCCGATTCCTTTTTAATTTCGAAGGATACAGAGATTTTTCCGGAGATATGAACTCGAGCTCCTGCCAGCTTTTCTCAAGTAAACCGAGACCAGTTTCAGTGCCGTCCCGGATATTTTAG